One region of Mycobacteriales bacterium genomic DNA includes:
- a CDS encoding YciI family protein: protein MHYLVSVIDDKIGSPGPADMAAIGAYNDRLRATGNWIFAGGLEAPSAATVIDNRGDEAVLTDGPFLETKEYIVGFWIIEAPDLDVALKLAAEGSKVCDGKVEVRPFQGIA, encoded by the coding sequence TTTCCGTGATCGACGACAAGATCGGCTCCCCCGGACCGGCCGACATGGCTGCCATCGGCGCGTACAACGACCGACTCAGGGCCACCGGCAACTGGATCTTCGCCGGCGGCCTCGAGGCGCCCAGCGCGGCCACCGTCATCGACAACCGGGGTGACGAAGCGGTGCTCACCGACGGCCCCTTCCTCGAGACGAAGGAGTACATCGTCGGCTTCTGGATCATCGAGGCCCCCGATCTCGACGTAGCGCTCAAGCTCGCGGCCGAGGGGTCGAAGGTCTGCGACGGGAAGGTCGAGGTGCGCCCGTTCCAGGGCATCGCGTGA